ATGGCGGTTGTGTGGTCTTTCCGGCCAAGTTCTCGGGCAATTTTAGGGAAACTCAAATGCAACTCGCTTCTTAACATATACATAGCAACCTGTCTTGGCACGACGATATCTTTATCTCGTTTTGGCCCCAGTATGTCGTCCATAGGTAATTGGAAATGTTTAGCAGTACGCTCAATGATCTGTTTTGCACTCAAATGTTTTGGGCGAGATTTATTGCCGCCGAGAACCGCATTGGCAATATGTAAATCTGGTTCTAAACTGCGCATTTCACAGAATGCCAGCAATTGGTTTAAGGCGCCTTCCAGCTCCCTAATGTTGGTCTGAAAATTGTTCGCTAAAAATTCTACGACGGGAGCAGGCAATTCAACCCCATGCGTGTCCGCCTTAGTTTGAATGATCGCGCAACGAGTTTCAAAATCCGGCGTTTGCATATCAATGCTCATACCCCACGCAAATCGTGAACGGAGTCGCTCTTCCAGGGTAGGTATGTCTTTTGGCGGCTTGTCAGAGCTAATAATAATCTGTTTGTTAGCTTGATGGAGCGCGTTAAAAGTGTGAAAGAACTCTTCCTGAGTCTTTTCTTTGCCAGCTATAAACTGCACATCGTCGATGATAAGCACATCTGCGCCGCGGTAATAACCGGCAAAATCAGTGTTCTTCTTATATCTAATGGCGTCTAGAAATTCCTGCACGAACTGTTCTGTTGAAACATACACCACGTGAGCGTTAGGGTTGTTGGCTCGCACTTCGTTGCCGACAGCTTGGATTAAATGCGTTTTGCCAATACCAACGCCACCATATAAAAACAACGGGTTATACTTTGACCCTGGTTTTTGAGCAATCGCCTGACAGGCGGCATACGCCAACTCGTTTGCCGAACCGACAATAAAATTTTCAAACGTATAGCGATCATTTAAACCTTGGCGGTAAGTGTGCGTGAGAGTTGATTTGGTGGCTTGTTTTGATTGAGGTTTCTCGGCTCGATTCTTTAGAAGCACCGGTTCATCATAAGTGGGTTTTTTAGAAGGCGTTATGCTGGAATGGATTTTATACTCGATCTGCGACGGTGAAACACCGTTCTTTTTCAAAGTATCCGTTACCAGTTGATTATATTTCTGTTCAAGTTGTTGTTTGATAAATACATTTGGTACGCCAACTATAAATAAATCTTTCTCTTGGCGAAGGAGTCGGGTGTTCTTAAACCAGGTAACAAAACTCGCACGTGATACAGACAGCTCTATTTCGCCGAGTACAGCTTGCCATAGGCGATCTTGCATAATCCCTCCGTGTTTTTAGTTACCTCAACAGCACCAATGATAACAGAAATAAGGCAGTTTTCCACAGAGAGAATTTTTAACAATAAATTTGTATAGAAAAATCCAAAAACAGGGGCAGTTTTATACACAGGCAAAAACGACCCCTGTTAAACTGTGGATAATTACTGAGGAAAAGTGGATAAACTATAGCTTTTCGGGAAAAAACATTGTGAAAATCACTAAAAAACGACCGCAACCGGTCGTTTAATAGGCACCCTGCACAGTACCGTCTAAGCGGACAGTTTGGCGCGGCCTTTGTTGCGGCGGCGCTTTAGTACGGCACGACCGGTCTTGGTGTGCATACGCTTAATAAAACCGTGCACGCGAGCACGCTTTCGTGTCTTTGGTTGGAACGTTCGTTTTGGCATATAGTGCCATAGTACAATAATTAAAAACAGAGGTCAACCTCTTGGTATATCGATCAGTTGGGTTTGGCAGGTGGGGCAGAGGCATAAAACTCTGCAAGCAGCTTTACGAGAACCGGTATAATACAGGTAAATGATAAGCAAAAATCATCGTTTTCACGGATATGGCAGTCTCCGGTATGTCTATCGGAATGGTAAAACAGTTCGCGGTCCGCTCTGTTCTTTGAAGTATGTGTATAACCCAAAGCGTTCATCATATAGATTAGCAGTGGTTGTCAGCCGCAAGGTGCATAAGTCAGCCGTGGTGCGTAATCGTATACGTCGGCGAATATATGAATCAGCTCGACGGCTGGAGGATCGGTTTTTGCAGCCGCATGACATTGTGATAACCGTATTTCACGAAAATATTGCGACCATGCCGAGCGAAGAGCTTAATAAACTTATCTACGCCCAACTCAAACAAGCCAAAATTATTTAATACAAAAATCCAAGCTGCAACAGGGACGAACACATGCTATGATATAGACAATGTTTGAAAATCTTATTGTACTGCCCATATTTAACTTGCTCGTTTTTATCTATGCAATTTTGCCAGGGCATAACTTTGGGCTCGCACTGATTATATTCACGGTTGTTGTGCGCATGCTGATGTGGCCGCTCATTAGAAAACAGCTTCATCACGCTAAAGCAATGCGTAAACTTCAACCAGAGATTAAGAAAATTAAACAGGCTACCAAGGGCGATCGACAAAAAGAGTCCATGATGCTCATGCAGCTGTACAAGGAACGTGAAGTTAGTCCGTTTAGTAGTCTCGGTGTTCTGGCAGTCCAGCTGGTTATATTCATAGGGCTCTACCAGGGTTTGATCCGAGTTATTGAGGATCCGCAGGCGCTAATTGTGCACTCCTATAGCTGGATTGCAAACCTAGGGTGGATGCAACAACTGGCTGCCGATATCGGGCAATTTGACGCCACGCTTTTTGGACTGGTTGATTTGTCGCGGAGTGCTCTAGGATCCGGCGGTCTGTATATCCCAGCTCTACTACTAGTAATCGGTAGTGCCGCCACACAGTATTATCAGAGCAAGCAACTCATGCCCGATGATAAAAATTCACGCGGTTTGCGGCAGATTATGCGTGAAGCCAGTGCTACTGGTAAACAAGCCGACCAATCCGAAGTACAGGCTGCTACCGGGCGTATGATGCGCTACTTTATACCCGTTATGATATTCGTTGTTACTATTGGGCTGGCTTCAGCACTGGCGCTTTATTGGTTCACTAGCGGTATAGTTGCCTATCTCCAGCAATCTCGTATCTTAGGCCAGGATAAGGATGAGCTGGAAGAGCTAGCCCATAAAGACGACAAGAAGAACGATAAACAAAACGCCAAGAAACAAGTCATAGAAGGCGAAGTTATCCAAAAACCAAAAACCAAAAACCAAAAGACCAAAAAGACCTCCAAATCTAAAAAAAGGAGGAAACGATGAGCGAAGACAAGCAATCAATTGACGAGGCTATTTTATACGCCAAAAAATACCTAGAGGATATATTGTCATTTTTTGGGTTAAATACAGATGTTTACGCCACCACAGAGGATAGTGAAGTAATCGAGCTTAACGTGCCGAGCACGCACCTCAACGGGTTTCTTATCGGACAACGCGGTGACACGATGCGGGCTTTGCAATTTTTGGTATCGAGCGCTCTAAAAAACAACGGTTATCAATACACGCGGGTCAATATAGATGTAGCTGACTATAAAAAGGTTCGCGCCAATCGGCTTGCCGAAACTGCGGCAGAGTGGGTTAAAAAAGTTAAGGACAGTGGTGAGCCAATGCACCTCAAACCAATGAGCCCGGCTGATCGTCGAACCATTCACAAGTTTGCTGATGAGGAAGGTCTAGTAACTACCTCAGAAGGAGAGGGACGCGATCGCCACGTTGTCCTAAAGCCGTCTGTAGACAAAACCGAACCCACCGAAGACACCGAAGAAACCGAAGAAGAGTAACCACCGTAAATACACCTTCTTTATTTGTAGCAGCGTTACTCTGCTGTATAGCCAACCAACGGCTATCCGTATAAATCCTGCAAATAAAGGACTGCGACGCGCACCAAACAAATAGTTAATTCGCCAAAAACTAGTCGTGCAGAAGTCCCATACAGACTAAGTATCACCCAAAAACTTAAAAATGTTTCCAACTTCCAAGACACCCTAGTTTTAGCCAATGGTAGCTATCAAGGCTAAACGCGCCAGTCGAGTGGCGCGTTTATGGTTCGCTCATTTTGCGCGCCACAGATTAAGTAATTAAGCCACCAAAACTTTATAAGTTCACAAAAATTCCACACTTCACAACCAAAACCTTCTGACAATTTGACGCATATGTGCAAAATTGTCAGAAGGTTTGTACTATAAACTAGTTGGCCGGACAAATGGATTTAAGTTACTTTTTGGCAGTGGAAAGAAGGTGTTTAAACCGCGAACGGAGTTTTTTCTCCGCGTCAATGTGCGATACCTCCAGATATGTAATATATCTACGCACACCAAGCGTAGTCGCGACCACTTCGATTTCGTGCCGGCACGGAAAGGGGTGTATCCAGATGCTTTTTTGTAGCTGTTTAAACCCGAGCTCGCGGAGCTTTATCGTTAGGCTTCTTCGGGCGCGATTTTTGTCAACGGGTATATCAAAAAGTACGAGGCGCCAACACTTGTCCCACGTATCAGGAGTAGGGATAGAAACATTATCATAATTAGCTTTTTGCAACCGTTTTCTGCCGCGTCTTGTAATTTGGAGACCATGTTCATAATCTTCGGCAGTTAGGCGTATTAAACCTCGTTGCTTCATATAGTAAACTACTCTACGTAGTTCACGTTCGCGTTCGCGTTCATCGAGCTTTTCGAGCATCTTTCTAGTTGGTTTGTCGACAGCTGGTAAGGCTAGTGGCGACAGAAAAGCAATACTAATCATCCCGCCGGCTGCCACAAATCGTAGCAGCCCGTCTACAATCGCGCTGGTGGTATCTTTGTTGGTTTGCTTCATAAAATTTTATACCTTTTTGCACATATGTGCATTTTAGTAATATGTAATGTTAATTAGTTTGTGGGGATTAGGGGGCGTGGTTTTTGGTGTGGAGAGTGGGTGGTCGATAGGGGGAGGTGTGTAGTTGGCTTGCATGTCAAACGGGCTTAAAAGCGAGGATGCCAGAAAAATTTTGGTGTTGTATGTGGCTTGTTAATAGATCGTCGACTTTGCGCTGGGTGTTGCGATTCATCTGTTGGCTTGCCTTTGCGATTGGCGCGAGCCGGATGTTCGCCAAGGTTGTCTGTTAAATTACCGAGTACCAGCTCAAACGCACGACGTAATTTGTGCTTGATTGAGCGAATAGCTTTTATAGCGGGGTGCACTTCTGGGCTTTCCTCAGGGGGATCATCTTCAACTGGTTCCTCTGGTGGTTCGTCAATAAAGCCGTCGCAGGCATCGTCTATACCGTCTTGGTCGTAATCTACGCCGCTTGGTTCAAACACCAAGCAGGAGTCTTGATCATTGGGGACACCGTCGCCGTCAAAATCATCTTCTGAGTGGGCGATATATACTGTCTTATAACGCGAAATATCTTCGCCGCCAAGTGTCGGCCCGTTTAGATGAAAGGTATGAAACCCGGGTTCAATATCCTCCGGGAGTGTGAACTCAATGTCCAGGTTGCCTTTGCTGTCAGTTGTGAAGTCACCAAGGTGTACTGGATCGGAAAAGAGCTGCAGTCCATACGCCGTATTTGGCATAAGAGATGTGATACGGGTCAGGTGTGTTTCTCCGAAGTAAATAATGTCGTCAAACAAGTCATCAACATAACCATTGCTGCGAATCTGCGCTCCAATAACCGGTGCATCTATTAAATATTGCAAGAACTCATCATCTGTCATGCTCGGACGCGCAGCAAATAAAAACGGTTCGGGCATTTCTTTAGTGAGGCTATCGGTTTCTTCAAGTATCCGTTGGGCGAGCAATCTTTGGCCGATATCTGTCGGGTGATAGCTGGCATTGCTCAAAACCTGCAATTTGTCACGTCCGGCGGTTACACCGTGTACGGCCAGCTCGCTAGACGGTCCGTCACAAAGCTGTCTGCCATGGAAGGCATCCTCCACGTCGACATACAATAACCCGGTTTGGGTAGCAGCAACTCTGATGGTTTTGTTCAAATAGCTAACAATACCGCGTGCAAACTCGCGCTCTTGCTGGTTGAGCTCCACGTTCAGTGCGCACTGATCATTGTCGGTTGCCGCCGCAATCTGTGGATAGCCCACCACATAATATCTGGTATCCGGCGAGGTTTGTTTAAGACGGAAAAGCGTCATATACATTTGATTAAACTGGCGGTCAATCTCTGTAAACACCTCCACGCGGCTCTCATAGGAGCTAAAACAGGTAGTTGGCGAACCAATACACCGCGAAAGCTTGTTGCCAAAACCAATATCGTTTCCGCCAATAGTTATGGTACTAGCGGCGGGAGAGTAAGCTGCCGGGAAATTAATTTGAGGTCGATATCCAGGGAGGAAATTGGTCATAATATGGTTATCGAAACCAGGGTCTTGCATTAAGTTAATTTGAGGTAAGAACCCATTTACATTGTCTAGTTTTGCGCCACTACAAGCCACGCTATTAAATATCCCGTCAGTTTGGGGTGTTCTTTCCGGACCCTCGTGTATCCCGAGTTGCTCAGCCAGAATATACGGATAGCTGCGCTGACTTATCCGGCAGGTGTTTTCATCATTATTGCTGTAGTCTTCATAACTGCCTGCTCCCTCGCCACTAGAGAACGAATCACCCAGAGCTATATATTCCTTATCTGGTTTAACGTAGTCTGATCGGTATATTTCGGTGTACTTCTGAAGACTATCTTCTATCCGCGAGAGAGCCATTATTTTTTGGCCGTCGTGACTGAAGTGTATAAAGGTCAGAAAATTAAAGTCTGGGATCTTGTCACGTAGAGTCAGGCGTAAATTACGGACGCCGCAGCCGGGTGACGTATCAACATCAATTTCTAGTGCATCGCTTGGTTCACAGCTAGCAAGATCGTACACAAAAGGCGTACCGCCATCATTTCTACTAACGTATTGGCTGAATGCAAACTGCCCATCATTGCTAATAGCAAGCTTATAGTTAGTGCCGTTATTTGTTGAAGCCTTAGCTATGGTCTGCATTGACATGGTAGGTATATGCACGCGCATAATAACCCGCTTAACACGAGCAATCATCCATTCACCGTTTTTAGAAAACGCATGGTTGGATACGCCAATAATTTCACCTTCCTCATCAGTAAGATAATCCGGCTCAAAGTTTACACGGTAGGTTGCCTCACCGTGAATGATGTGCTCGCCAATATAGGGCAGGTCATCTATGAAGTACGCTTTATACGGGCTGTTGCCGTCATATCGGTTCAGTCCACCGCCAGCATATACTGTCGACTGCCCGGGTATCGGCTTTACTCTACTGGCACCGACTATGTCTATCTTTTGAGCGTACTCACTACCGCTGAACTTAACGTAACCACTTTTTGAGATAAGCCCAAAAGGAGTCTGTACGGCGCACACAGATTTTTCTTCTGGGCTAGAGGTTGCTTCCTGGGGTATGTCGCGCCGGTGCGAGTAGATTTTTACCTTGAATGTTGTCGGGAAACAGTCTTGACTCCTGTCAATTAAGCTTTCAACATCTGCATAATCATCAGAAACATCAATCTCTAGATCTGATCCGTCTGTCCAGGTTAGCTCGCTGTTGGCCTCGGCCGGCCGTTGAGTTCCGCTAAGCAATATACTTGTAAAAAATAGTACCACTAATAAGGCTGTACCTACACGTTTCATAAACACCCCACATTTATTTATAGTGTAAAGTGTCTCAAATACATTATTTTATTACAAGAACTAAAAATTATCGTACCGGAAAATGCTCCGTAAGGGCTCTTTGGGTGTAGGTTAAAGTAGTGGTGAGTGTTTCTTCTTCATCTTGATAATTTTGTGTTGCATGGGTAAACCTCATTGCTACTCTAATTTCTGGATTATTTTTAAATGTGAAGCCAACACTAGCTTTGTTTTGATGGCTATTGAGAGGTTGAAACGCGTCATCAGCTGCCAAATAATATAATTCACTGGTGCGGACTATAGTATCATCCTGTTCATCAATAAATTTATCTAGCTGATTGACCATCCTATTCGCGTCTAAATAATCGTTTACACCAGTCTTAAGCTCAAAAGAAACCGAACAATTAAGGGGTCCCCTACCTTCTTTATGCGAATCATAATGGCAATAACTAGACGGCGTCATAATATCAATATTATAAATTGAGCTGATTGTGGAGCTCAGTTCTGCTAGTTGTTCCTTTGCGTGGTCGAATTTAGCTCGTTCTTCGGAGATCTGGATTTGGTTGAATACAAAGTTGCCAATAAGCAGCAGCAAAATAACCAGCGGGACTGCTATGAGCAGGGTGCGTTTCATGTTTGGTTTTGATTCTTGTTCCTTTTGAGTTTTGCTCGTGCTTTTTGTCATGAGTAGTATTGTAGCAGCTTAATAAACACAAAATACCAACCAAAAGCTAAACGCGCCAGTCGAGTGGCGCGTTTATTTTTACGCTCAAAAACTAGTAGACTCAGTTAAGCAAAGTATTTTGTCGATGGTTGTGTTTTGAGTGGGGTATAATAAGGGCTATGAAAAAACTATTGTCAACAACAGGTTTATTAGTGGCATTAATTGCTCTAACGGCATCCTGGACTGCGGTTCATGCGCCGGAGGTTGTGGCTCATGATGGAGTTGATTATAGCCAAGTCGGTGGTTTGTCCGAGGAAGAAACCGAATCATTTACAGAACACCAGAGTCTCAGAGATCGTTACATGGACGTATCTGTGGTGGTTGCCGGAGCAACCTTCTTGTTTGCCGGCTTTTGGTTTATCCGCAAATCACTCAAAGATCGTTAGACGTACGAGACCCTAACTGCAAGAACTCGATTATTTTCGGCGACAATACCGTTTTAGCAAGTAACTAGATACTCCCATTTAATCTACGTTAGTAGGAGAGTAAACTACCGAATAATTTTTTAAGACATTATAAGTCGGAGTAAATCCGTATAAATATATACAGTTGCGCCTTTTCGGCCTTTAAACTCAGTATATATTTCTATAACTTTATCTTTAAGTAAGGCTTCAATTAAAGTCTTAGTAGTGTTCCTGTTGATTGATAGGTTGGCTGTGACTTCACTTGCCGTAAACACAGGATTCTCAAAAATATAATCTACAATTCTCCGGATATTTGGTGACTGGCTACTTCCATAGCTGTTTTGTAATTCACCATTTAAATCAAGCATTGCATCAACAAGTGAAACCGAAATCTCACTTTGTTTAACAATTGATTCAAGAAAGAAGCAAGTCCAAGCATTTAAATCTCTTGTCTTGTCCGTTTCTCGCAGTTTGTTTTTATAAAGCTCCTTATTTTTTTCAAAGTACTGGCTGGTATATAAAACTGGTTCCGATAATACCCCTTGATAATTTAGCAGCGCTGGAATTAACATACGTCCAATACGGCCATTGCCGTCTTCAAAAGGGTGTATTGCTTCGAACATATAGTGAAAAATCGCTGTTTTTACGAGAGGCGACTCATCTTCACCATTGATATAACTTAGTAGGTTTTCCATCCTACTGTCTATCTGTGAAAAATGTGGAGTAACATACAGAGCTTCTTCAATGGGAGTTGTTTCGTTATTGCCAATCCAGGCATCTTTTTCTCTATACTTTCCTAATTCACCTTTGTGGTGTGTGCCTTCAAGTAATACATGATGTATCTGCCTAATCTTAGTGTTACTAAGACCTTCGGTTTTATTGAACTCAGAAGCTAGTTTTAGGGCTTTTCTATAGTTTGCTACTACTGGTGTATCTTCCTTAGGCGATTTACCAGTAGCATCAAGAACAAACACGTCTTTTGAGTCTGTTATGGTGCCTTCAATTTTTGAGCTAAGAGACGCCTCTCTTGTCAAGAGCGGCTTAATTAAATGATCTGAGTTTGCAATTTTTTTGTGGGCAATCTGAAGTTTTCCTAGCGCATAAGATGCTTGTTCCAGTTCTCTGTAATACCGTTCGGGTTTAAGCGTTATTGGTAAGTGAGGGGGGTTCCCATAGATTATTTTGTCTGACATGATGCCTAATTTTATCAAATAATTAAGCGTTACGCAATAATCATGCATAATTGTTAACCATCATTATTTTAATCTGTGTTTTTCTCTTTTGAGCCCAGCTCCAAAACAATTTATTTTTGCCCAATGTCGAATAACAGAATTATGAGTAAGAAGCTATTTAAGAAAGCTTCGACGTTCGTTCCGAAAAAACAGGGCAAATAGCTACTTTTTCTAGGTTAAGTCGCCTTATTTTATAACCGATTTATAAACGGCTAAGGTTTGTTCGGCCATTCTCTTCCACGAATACTTTTTAACCTGAGCGTAGCCCTTGCTTATGAGAGATTTACGCAGCCCAGTATCTTCAATAACCTCAGCAATTTTTTCGGCCATGTCTGCCGGTTCGTTGGGGTCAAAGTAATGCGCAGCGTCACCATAAACTTCCGGCAAACTGGTCGCATTGCTAGAAACCACCGGGCAGCCGTGCACCATCGCCTCTAACCCTGGCAGGCCAAACCCCTCGCTTAAAGACGGGAACACATACGCTTCGGCGTTTTGATACAACCATTTGAGCTCTTCATCAGGTATAAAGCCAGTAAGCACGACGTTTGAGATGTTATTTTCGCCGATATGATCCGCCAGTTTATCGTAGTATTGCTCTTGTTTGCCGGCTAGAACCAGCATCAAATCCGGACGGCGTTCTTGCAGCATCATAAACGCATCAACCAGCTTATCAAGGTTTTTGTGAGGGAACGCCGTGCCGACATAAAAAATAAACGGACGTTTAATACCTTCAGGTATCATCGTCTCGGTATCTAGCGGTGGCTCGCTGGCGCAGTGCGTGACCGTCACTTTGCCATCAGTAAATGGGTAGTGAGTTTGAAGATCCTTTTTAACGAACTTGCTGATAGTAATAATGTGTTTGGAGCGTTTATTGCCCAGCCAAAACAAGAACCGATAGGCCGCCATTTTGAGCCAGAATATCGGCAACGGTGTTTTGCCGGGGCGAGTAAAACGCAGCATGGTTAAATCCATGGTGGTGGTGACGGATGGGCGCCAATAAAAAATTGGCTGGGCGTTAGTCGTAAAATGCACTAAATCGGCCTTGAGCTTATAGAGCTGCCGGGCAAACCCCAGTTCATGTAACGGGTTAAGCGAGAACTGTCCGTACTTTGTCTTAGCAACGCTGAAGTTGGAAGATTTTGGCTGCCACGGATCGTCTTGCTGCAAGAGGAATGTATAACGGTTGGTTTTATCTATATTTTGCAGATGTTCAACCAATCTATCTATGTAGCGGCCGGTGCTGCTACGTCGAATTCGTCCATCTATAACAATATGCTTACTCATTTTTTAGCGGTCCAAATACGTCTACAATATTTTTGCAGACCTTTCGTTTAGTAGATCCACCGATACGGCCAATTTTTCTAGTAATAAGCCCAGGGTCGGCTGTAAAAATCTTATCTGGTCGCACAAAGCTGATGCGGTTTAAGCCGCTATTATCAGTTTTGCCGTCAATCTGTACAGACGCGCCAGTTATCGGTGGCTTGCTGGTAATTTGGCAGACAATGACATTATCAAAATCAGAAAGTGCAGCAACTAAGACTGGCCTAACCTTTGAGCTTTGCAAGCCCGAGAAAGGGAAACGAACAAGCAGAACGTCTCCTACTGCAAATGTGCCCATGCCTCATCCTCTTCCGGGTTATTCCAGTCACTGAGAGTTGCTTCGCTCAGCAGTGCCATTTCGCGAGCCGACATACCCTCAAAGCCGATATCTGATTTTATAACAATGGTGTTATTGCTAACTTCTAGCAGAACCTTATCACCCAAATTAGTCTGTTCTAGAATCGCTTTAGGGATTCTAATGCCTTTGGAGTTGCCGATTCTAACAATTTTTGTACGCATAGTAATTACATTGTAATTACATACGCATTACTTGTCAACCTTTTGTTTGTGGAATCATCTGTAGAGTTTGCTGTGCGTTCCTATCAGCTTAAAGAGTATCAGTTCATCATCCATTTCTATATAGACAGCTCTAATGTCACCGCCTATATTAATGCTGTATAAACCAGTATATTTACCCTTCAAAACATGACGGCGTAGTTGCGCATGATCAGGATTTTGGATAAATAGTTCAAGTCGCTCCCAGAAACGTTTTTGCTCGTTTTTCTTGAGTGCCTGAAACTGTTTCTTGAAACGCCTAGTGTATCTAATCGTCATTGGCTGCTTCCAGCCATCGCTTCATGTTTTTAGTGTCATGCACTTCAAACGCAGGGGATAGTTTGCCTTTTGCGATATCCTCAAACGATTCATCGAGCAGTTTTTCAAGTTGTGGCGTAATAGGTTCAGCAGGCAGGGTAACAGCGTTGCCTTGGGCAAAGCTGTACAGTTGGGTGTGGAGGACGCTACTCAGGGGCACGCCAAGTTTTTTGGCGCGTTTTTGAGCCAGAGCTTTAAGCTTGGGGTCTACTTTGAAGTTAATTACAGCTGTTTTCATATCTAAAAGTATACACATTATATACACTTTGTAAACACCCAAACGTTTTAAGGTACAATTATAGTGTGAAATTAAAAATAACCAGAACTTTGTCGTTTTGGAGCAGTACAAGGCGTTGGCGAGGAGCAGACTAAATGGTACGAAAAAGTACAGTT
This portion of the Candidatus Saccharibacteria bacterium genome encodes:
- the rnpA gene encoding ribonuclease P protein component — encoded protein: MISKNHRFHGYGSLRYVYRNGKTVRGPLCSLKYVYNPKRSSYRLAVVVSRKVHKSAVVRNRIRRRIYESARRLEDRFLQPHDIVITVFHENIATMPSEELNKLIYAQLKQAKII
- the rpmH gene encoding 50S ribosomal protein L34, yielding MPKRTFQPKTRKRARVHGFIKRMHTKTGRAVLKRRRNKGRAKLSA
- a CDS encoding Fic family protein, with the protein product MSDKIIYGNPPHLPITLKPERYYRELEQASYALGKLQIAHKKIANSDHLIKPLLTREASLSSKIEGTITDSKDVFVLDATGKSPKEDTPVVANYRKALKLASEFNKTEGLSNTKIRQIHHVLLEGTHHKGELGKYREKDAWIGNNETTPIEEALYVTPHFSQIDSRMENLLSYINGEDESPLVKTAIFHYMFEAIHPFEDGNGRIGRMLIPALLNYQGVLSEPVLYTSQYFEKNKELYKNKLRETDKTRDLNAWTCFFLESIVKQSEISVSLVDAMLDLNGELQNSYGSSQSPNIRRIVDYIFENPVFTASEVTANLSINRNTTKTLIEALLKDKVIEIYTEFKGRKGATVYIYTDLLRLIMS
- a CDS encoding type II toxin-antitoxin system PemK/MazF family toxin codes for the protein MGTFAVGDVLLVRFPFSGLQSSKVRPVLVAALSDFDNVIVCQITSKPPITGASVQIDGKTDNSGLNRISFVRPDKIFTADPGLITRKIGRIGGSTKRKVCKNIVDVFGPLKNE
- a CDS encoding R3H domain-containing nucleic acid-binding protein codes for the protein MSEDKQSIDEAILYAKKYLEDILSFFGLNTDVYATTEDSEVIELNVPSTHLNGFLIGQRGDTMRALQFLVSSALKNNGYQYTRVNIDVADYKKVRANRLAETAAEWVKKVKDSGEPMHLKPMSPADRRTIHKFADEEGLVTTSEGEGRDRHVVLKPSVDKTEPTEDTEETEEE
- the dnaA gene encoding chromosomal replication initiator protein DnaA; translated protein: MQDRLWQAVLGEIELSVSRASFVTWFKNTRLLRQEKDLFIVGVPNVFIKQQLEQKYNQLVTDTLKKNGVSPSQIEYKIHSSITPSKKPTYDEPVLLKNRAEKPQSKQATKSTLTHTYRQGLNDRYTFENFIVGSANELAYAACQAIAQKPGSKYNPLFLYGGVGIGKTHLIQAVGNEVRANNPNAHVVYVSTEQFVQEFLDAIRYKKNTDFAGYYRGADVLIIDDVQFIAGKEKTQEEFFHTFNALHQANKQIIISSDKPPKDIPTLEERLRSRFAWGMSIDMQTPDFETRCAIIQTKADTHGVELPAPVVEFLANNFQTNIRELEGALNQLLAFCEMRSLEPDLHIANAVLGGNKSRPKHLSAKQIIERTAKHFQLPMDDILGPKRDKDIVVPRQVAMYMLRSELHLSFPKIARELGRKDHTTAIHSVEKIEKEANYDSNIKTAITQIKERLYA
- a CDS encoding YidC/Oxa1 family membrane protein insertase, whose amino-acid sequence is MFENLIVLPIFNLLVFIYAILPGHNFGLALIIFTVVVRMLMWPLIRKQLHHAKAMRKLQPEIKKIKQATKGDRQKESMMLMQLYKEREVSPFSSLGVLAVQLVIFIGLYQGLIRVIEDPQALIVHSYSWIANLGWMQQLAADIGQFDATLFGLVDLSRSALGSGGLYIPALLLVIGSAATQYYQSKQLMPDDKNSRGLRQIMREASATGKQADQSEVQAATGRMMRYFIPVMIFVVTIGLASALALYWFTSGIVAYLQQSRILGQDKDELEELAHKDDKKNDKQNAKKQVIEGEVIQKPKTKNQKTKKTSKSKKRRKR
- a CDS encoding SGNH/GDSL hydrolase family protein; amino-acid sequence: MKRVGTALLVVLFFTSILLSGTQRPAEANSELTWTDGSDLEIDVSDDYADVESLIDRSQDCFPTTFKVKIYSHRRDIPQEATSSPEEKSVCAVQTPFGLISKSGYVKFSGSEYAQKIDIVGASRVKPIPGQSTVYAGGGLNRYDGNSPYKAYFIDDLPYIGEHIIHGEATYRVNFEPDYLTDEEGEIIGVSNHAFSKNGEWMIARVKRVIMRVHIPTMSMQTIAKASTNNGTNYKLAISNDGQFAFSQYVSRNDGGTPFVYDLASCEPSDALEIDVDTSPGCGVRNLRLTLRDKIPDFNFLTFIHFSHDGQKIMALSRIEDSLQKYTEIYRSDYVKPDKEYIALGDSFSSGEGAGSYEDYSNNDENTCRISQRSYPYILAEQLGIHEGPERTPQTDGIFNSVACSGAKLDNVNGFLPQINLMQDPGFDNHIMTNFLPGYRPQINFPAAYSPAASTITIGGNDIGFGNKLSRCIGSPTTCFSSYESRVEVFTEIDRQFNQMYMTLFRLKQTSPDTRYYVVGYPQIAAATDNDQCALNVELNQQEREFARGIVSYLNKTIRVAATQTGLLYVDVEDAFHGRQLCDGPSSELAVHGVTAGRDKLQVLSNASYHPTDIGQRLLAQRILEETDSLTKEMPEPFLFAARPSMTDDEFLQYLIDAPVIGAQIRSNGYVDDLFDDIIYFGETHLTRITSLMPNTAYGLQLFSDPVHLGDFTTDSKGNLDIEFTLPEDIEPGFHTFHLNGPTLGGEDISRYKTVYIAHSEDDFDGDGVPNDQDSCLVFEPSGVDYDQDGIDDACDGFIDEPPEEPVEDDPPEESPEVHPAIKAIRSIKHKLRRAFELVLGNLTDNLGEHPARANRKGKPTDESQHPAQSRRSINKPHTTPKFFWHPRF
- a CDS encoding glycosyltransferase family 1 protein, which translates into the protein MSKHIVIDGRIRRSSTGRYIDRLVEHLQNIDKTNRYTFLLQQDDPWQPKSSNFSVAKTKYGQFSLNPLHELGFARQLYKLKADLVHFTTNAQPIFYWRPSVTTTMDLTMLRFTRPGKTPLPIFWLKMAAYRFLFWLGNKRSKHIITISKFVKKDLQTHYPFTDGKVTVTHCASEPPLDTETMIPEGIKRPFIFYVGTAFPHKNLDKLVDAFMMLQERRPDLMLVLAGKQEQYYDKLADHIGENNISNVVLTGFIPDEELKWLYQNAEAYVFPSLSEGFGLPGLEAMVHGCPVVSSNATSLPEVYGDAAHYFDPNEPADMAEKIAEVIEDTGLRKSLISKGYAQVKKYSWKRMAEQTLAVYKSVIK